A stretch of the Cyprinus carpio isolate SPL01 chromosome B4, ASM1834038v1, whole genome shotgun sequence genome encodes the following:
- the LOC109107875 gene encoding tubby-related protein 3-like isoform X1 translates to METVKSSSQPAYSRWSYRASSSSSFASAAMTSTLEDDSLNLRQQKLEKQRALLEQKQRRKRQEPLMVQPNSEGRPRRSRPRRSEEQAPLVETHLSTASDIILDGIDGPAALLGSEAPDLGSKIQVLSVSPPQQPSPPAAEEPETDADTDTLLEPKTDIHTLLQRRGLSGSMNYDEASEEDDDEAEEQSRSLSPNTESTRPASASSTKSTTECLPVGSPSAEGSSVEVDNLEEFVLRPAPRGVTVKCRISRDKKGMDRGLYPTYYMHLEREDGKKVFLLAGRKRKKSKTSNYLISVDATDLSREGESFIGKLRSNLMGTKFTVYDNGTNPSKTPGALLEETNTRQELAAICYETNVLGFKGPRKMTVIIPGMNMNFERVPVRPACEQESLLSKWQNHSLENQIELHNKAPVWNDDTQSYVLNFHGRVTQASVKNFQIVHDNDRKSPQYTSVRYYIDLYPGLPGYWILIGW, encoded by the exons atGGAGACGGTGAAGAGCTCTTCTCAGCCCGCTTACAGCCGCTGGTCGTAcag AGCCTCCAGTTCTTCCAGCTTCGCGTCCGCCGCCATGACCAG TACGCTGGAGGACGACAGTCTGAACCTCAGACAGCAGAAACTGGAGAAACAG AGGGCGCTGCTGGAGCAGAAGCAGCGGCGGAAGCGTCAGGAGCCGCTGATGGTCCAGCCGAACTCAGAGGGACGTCCGCGGCGCTCGCGGCCCCGCCGCAGTGAAGAACAAGCGCCGCTCGTGGAGACGCACCTCAGCACTGCCAGTGACATCATCCTGGACG GTATCGATGGGCCTGCGGCTCTGCTGGGTTCAGAAGCTCCAGATCTGGGCAGTAAGATCCAGGTTCTGTCGGTCAGTCCACCGCAGCAGCCCTCGCCGCCCGCCGCAGAAGAGCCGGAGACAGACGCCGACACCGACACACTGCTGGAGCCCAAAACTGACATACACACACTGCTGCAGAGACGcg GACTGTCTGGCAGCATGAACTACGACGAGGCCAgcgaggaagatgatgatgaagctgAAGAGCAAAGCCGATCGCTGTCACCGAACACAGAGAGCACTCGTCCTGCGTCGGCCTCCAGCACCAAATCCACCACG GAGTGTCTCCCGGTGGGTTCTCCGTCGGCTGAGGGCTCCTCCGTTGAGGTGGATAATCTGGAGGAGTTTGTTCTCCGTCCGGCTCCGCGGGGAGTCACCGTCAAGTGCCGCATCTCGCGGGATAAGAAGGGCATGGACCGCGGCCTCTATCCCACGTATTACATGCACCTGGAGAGAGAAGACGGCAAGAAG gtTTTCTTATTGGCCGGACGCAAGAGGAAAAAGAGCAAAACATCCAACTATCTGATCTCTGTAGACGCCACAGATCTGTCCCGTGAGGGCGAGAGCTTCATAGGAAAACTGAG GTCTAATCTGATGGGAACCAAGTTTACTGTGTACGATAACGGCACGAATCCCTCGAAAACCCCCGGAGCGCTGCTGGAGGAGACCAACACACGGCAGGAGCTCGCTGCCATCTGCTAC gagACCAATGTTCTGGGCTTCAAAGGGCCACGGAAGATGACCGTCATCATTCCCGGCATGAACATGAATTTCGAGCGGGTTCCGGTTCGGCCGGCATGT gagcaGGAGTCTCTGCTGAGTAAATGGCAGAATCACTCGCTGGAGAATCAGATCGAGCTGCATAATAAAGCGCCGGTGTGGAACGACGACACGCAGTCCTACGTGCTCAACTTCCACGGCAGAGTCACGCAGGCCTCCGTCAAGAACTTCCAGATCGTCCACGACAACGACCGTAAGTCACCTCAGTACACCAGTGTGAGgtattatatagatttatacCCTGGTCTGCCTggatactggattctgattggctggtag
- the LOC109107875 gene encoding tubby-related protein 3-like isoform X2 yields the protein MSYYSRASSSSSFASAAMTSTLEDDSLNLRQQKLEKQRALLEQKQRRKRQEPLMVQPNSEGRPRRSRPRRSEEQAPLVETHLSTASDIILDGIDGPAALLGSEAPDLGSKIQVLSVSPPQQPSPPAAEEPETDADTDTLLEPKTDIHTLLQRRGLSGSMNYDEASEEDDDEAEEQSRSLSPNTESTRPASASSTKSTTECLPVGSPSAEGSSVEVDNLEEFVLRPAPRGVTVKCRISRDKKGMDRGLYPTYYMHLEREDGKKVFLLAGRKRKKSKTSNYLISVDATDLSREGESFIGKLRSNLMGTKFTVYDNGTNPSKTPGALLEETNTRQELAAICYETNVLGFKGPRKMTVIIPGMNMNFERVPVRPACEQESLLSKWQNHSLENQIELHNKAPVWNDDTQSYVLNFHGRVTQASVKNFQIVHDNDRKSPQYTSVRYYIDLYPGLPGYWILIGW from the exons ATGAGTTACTACAGCAG AGCCTCCAGTTCTTCCAGCTTCGCGTCCGCCGCCATGACCAG TACGCTGGAGGACGACAGTCTGAACCTCAGACAGCAGAAACTGGAGAAACAG AGGGCGCTGCTGGAGCAGAAGCAGCGGCGGAAGCGTCAGGAGCCGCTGATGGTCCAGCCGAACTCAGAGGGACGTCCGCGGCGCTCGCGGCCCCGCCGCAGTGAAGAACAAGCGCCGCTCGTGGAGACGCACCTCAGCACTGCCAGTGACATCATCCTGGACG GTATCGATGGGCCTGCGGCTCTGCTGGGTTCAGAAGCTCCAGATCTGGGCAGTAAGATCCAGGTTCTGTCGGTCAGTCCACCGCAGCAGCCCTCGCCGCCCGCCGCAGAAGAGCCGGAGACAGACGCCGACACCGACACACTGCTGGAGCCCAAAACTGACATACACACACTGCTGCAGAGACGcg GACTGTCTGGCAGCATGAACTACGACGAGGCCAgcgaggaagatgatgatgaagctgAAGAGCAAAGCCGATCGCTGTCACCGAACACAGAGAGCACTCGTCCTGCGTCGGCCTCCAGCACCAAATCCACCACG GAGTGTCTCCCGGTGGGTTCTCCGTCGGCTGAGGGCTCCTCCGTTGAGGTGGATAATCTGGAGGAGTTTGTTCTCCGTCCGGCTCCGCGGGGAGTCACCGTCAAGTGCCGCATCTCGCGGGATAAGAAGGGCATGGACCGCGGCCTCTATCCCACGTATTACATGCACCTGGAGAGAGAAGACGGCAAGAAG gtTTTCTTATTGGCCGGACGCAAGAGGAAAAAGAGCAAAACATCCAACTATCTGATCTCTGTAGACGCCACAGATCTGTCCCGTGAGGGCGAGAGCTTCATAGGAAAACTGAG GTCTAATCTGATGGGAACCAAGTTTACTGTGTACGATAACGGCACGAATCCCTCGAAAACCCCCGGAGCGCTGCTGGAGGAGACCAACACACGGCAGGAGCTCGCTGCCATCTGCTAC gagACCAATGTTCTGGGCTTCAAAGGGCCACGGAAGATGACCGTCATCATTCCCGGCATGAACATGAATTTCGAGCGGGTTCCGGTTCGGCCGGCATGT gagcaGGAGTCTCTGCTGAGTAAATGGCAGAATCACTCGCTGGAGAATCAGATCGAGCTGCATAATAAAGCGCCGGTGTGGAACGACGACACGCAGTCCTACGTGCTCAACTTCCACGGCAGAGTCACGCAGGCCTCCGTCAAGAACTTCCAGATCGTCCACGACAACGACCGTAAGTCACCTCAGTACACCAGTGTGAGgtattatatagatttatacCCTGGTCTGCCTggatactggattctgattggctggtag
- the LOC109107875 gene encoding tubby-related protein 3-like isoform X3: MSYYSSTLEDDSLNLRQQKLEKQRALLEQKQRRKRQEPLMVQPNSEGRPRRSRPRRSEEQAPLVETHLSTASDIILDGIDGPAALLGSEAPDLGSKIQVLSVSPPQQPSPPAAEEPETDADTDTLLEPKTDIHTLLQRRGLSGSMNYDEASEEDDDEAEEQSRSLSPNTESTRPASASSTKSTTECLPVGSPSAEGSSVEVDNLEEFVLRPAPRGVTVKCRISRDKKGMDRGLYPTYYMHLEREDGKKVFLLAGRKRKKSKTSNYLISVDATDLSREGESFIGKLRSNLMGTKFTVYDNGTNPSKTPGALLEETNTRQELAAICYETNVLGFKGPRKMTVIIPGMNMNFERVPVRPACEQESLLSKWQNHSLENQIELHNKAPVWNDDTQSYVLNFHGRVTQASVKNFQIVHDNDRKSPQYTSVRYYIDLYPGLPGYWILIGW, from the exons ATGAGTTACTACAGCAG TACGCTGGAGGACGACAGTCTGAACCTCAGACAGCAGAAACTGGAGAAACAG AGGGCGCTGCTGGAGCAGAAGCAGCGGCGGAAGCGTCAGGAGCCGCTGATGGTCCAGCCGAACTCAGAGGGACGTCCGCGGCGCTCGCGGCCCCGCCGCAGTGAAGAACAAGCGCCGCTCGTGGAGACGCACCTCAGCACTGCCAGTGACATCATCCTGGACG GTATCGATGGGCCTGCGGCTCTGCTGGGTTCAGAAGCTCCAGATCTGGGCAGTAAGATCCAGGTTCTGTCGGTCAGTCCACCGCAGCAGCCCTCGCCGCCCGCCGCAGAAGAGCCGGAGACAGACGCCGACACCGACACACTGCTGGAGCCCAAAACTGACATACACACACTGCTGCAGAGACGcg GACTGTCTGGCAGCATGAACTACGACGAGGCCAgcgaggaagatgatgatgaagctgAAGAGCAAAGCCGATCGCTGTCACCGAACACAGAGAGCACTCGTCCTGCGTCGGCCTCCAGCACCAAATCCACCACG GAGTGTCTCCCGGTGGGTTCTCCGTCGGCTGAGGGCTCCTCCGTTGAGGTGGATAATCTGGAGGAGTTTGTTCTCCGTCCGGCTCCGCGGGGAGTCACCGTCAAGTGCCGCATCTCGCGGGATAAGAAGGGCATGGACCGCGGCCTCTATCCCACGTATTACATGCACCTGGAGAGAGAAGACGGCAAGAAG gtTTTCTTATTGGCCGGACGCAAGAGGAAAAAGAGCAAAACATCCAACTATCTGATCTCTGTAGACGCCACAGATCTGTCCCGTGAGGGCGAGAGCTTCATAGGAAAACTGAG GTCTAATCTGATGGGAACCAAGTTTACTGTGTACGATAACGGCACGAATCCCTCGAAAACCCCCGGAGCGCTGCTGGAGGAGACCAACACACGGCAGGAGCTCGCTGCCATCTGCTAC gagACCAATGTTCTGGGCTTCAAAGGGCCACGGAAGATGACCGTCATCATTCCCGGCATGAACATGAATTTCGAGCGGGTTCCGGTTCGGCCGGCATGT gagcaGGAGTCTCTGCTGAGTAAATGGCAGAATCACTCGCTGGAGAATCAGATCGAGCTGCATAATAAAGCGCCGGTGTGGAACGACGACACGCAGTCCTACGTGCTCAACTTCCACGGCAGAGTCACGCAGGCCTCCGTCAAGAACTTCCAGATCGTCCACGACAACGACCGTAAGTCACCTCAGTACACCAGTGTGAGgtattatatagatttatacCCTGGTCTGCCTggatactggattctgattggctggtag